From a region of the Thermosipho melanesiensis BI429 genome:
- a CDS encoding phospho-sugar mutase: MILFGTGGIRGIMKEGEFDEKTVMVASKGVSNYMKDNNLKSMVIAYDTRNNSQKFAEISASVFAADGHKVYIFPEPVPTPALSFAVRELKCDMGIVITASHNPPEYNGYKVYTSDGVQAVPKLTDILAKYVERAWNTPIELSKNFNYLEKKILNNYVDKVAKLISTNLSGLKIVYTPLHGTGLKPVVSVLKNLGAELILVSEQAFFDGNFPTVKSPNPEDDEALVLLKEYMEKFEADLGIATDPDCDRVGVIWKGKRLTGNQVGVLITDYLLENATENDMIIKTIVTTDMVKPMCKEKNVKLFETPTGFKFIGHLAENSNHNFLFGFEESCGYLTGNLSRDKDGAVGAALIAAVSKKFDLIERLNSLYEKYGYYMEKLLTYKFKNAEIAKNIYKKLKTINFREKIIDYSKGYENIEPNETIAIIFEEGKIFIRPSGTEPKLKAYVMTVSDSEETSSKNLEILVNKFNDILDNLK, translated from the coding sequence GTGATATTATTCGGCACAGGTGGAATAAGAGGTATTATGAAAGAAGGTGAATTTGACGAAAAGACAGTTATGGTAGCTAGTAAAGGCGTTTCAAACTATATGAAGGATAACAATTTAAAAAGTATGGTTATTGCATATGATACAAGGAACAACTCTCAAAAATTTGCAGAAATTTCAGCTAGTGTGTTTGCCGCAGATGGACATAAAGTTTATATATTTCCCGAACCCGTTCCAACACCTGCTTTATCTTTTGCAGTAAGAGAGTTAAAATGTGATATGGGAATAGTTATCACGGCAAGTCACAATCCACCTGAATATAACGGTTATAAGGTATATACATCAGACGGTGTACAAGCTGTACCTAAGTTAACAGATATCTTAGCTAAATATGTTGAAAGAGCTTGGAATACCCCTATTGAACTTTCTAAAAATTTCAACTATTTAGAAAAAAAAATTCTCAATAATTATGTTGATAAAGTAGCAAAACTTATTTCTACAAACTTAAGTGGCCTAAAGATAGTATATACTCCCCTTCATGGCACAGGATTAAAACCAGTTGTATCCGTATTAAAAAACCTTGGTGCAGAATTAATCCTTGTTTCTGAACAAGCGTTTTTTGACGGAAACTTTCCAACTGTAAAAAGTCCTAATCCAGAAGATGATGAAGCATTAGTTTTGCTAAAGGAATACATGGAAAAATTTGAAGCAGATTTAGGAATTGCAACTGATCCAGATTGTGATAGAGTAGGTGTAATTTGGAAGGGAAAAAGATTAACAGGGAATCAGGTAGGAGTACTAATTACAGACTATTTACTTGAAAATGCAACTGAAAATGATATGATTATCAAAACAATCGTCACTACAGACATGGTAAAACCCATGTGCAAAGAAAAAAATGTAAAACTTTTTGAAACTCCTACGGGATTTAAGTTTATTGGTCATCTTGCAGAAAATAGCAATCACAATTTCTTATTCGGCTTTGAAGAAAGTTGTGGCTATCTAACGGGAAATCTTTCAAGGGATAAAGACGGTGCAGTTGGGGCGGCATTAATTGCGGCAGTTTCCAAAAAATTTGACTTAATTGAAAGATTAAATTCTCTGTATGAAAAGTATGGGTATTATATGGAAAAACTTTTAACCTATAAATTCAAAAACGCCGAAATTGCTAAAAATATTTATAAAAAGCTAAAAACAATAAACTTTAGAGAAAAGATAATAGATTATTCAAAAGGATATGAAAATATCGAACCAAACGAAACAATTGCCATTATTTTTGAGGAAGGAAAGATCTTTATAAGGCCCTCTGGCACAGAACCCAAATTAAAAGCTTATGTTATGACAGTCTCAGATTCTGAAGAAACGTCATCAAAAAATTTGGAAATACTTGTAAATAAATTTAACGATATACTAGACAACTTAAAATAA
- the speE gene encoding polyamine aminopropyltransferase, translating to MSENIEKKIMKDFQYGFVPNRHLWYFEYYTPGNTGIFMKINKPLYSAQSKYQRIDIFETDFFGRVFSLDGITMTTEKDDFFYHEMLVHVPMFMHPNPKKVLVIGGGDGGSVREVLKHKSVEKVVMCEIDEMVVEAAKKYLPVTASKLDDPRVELVFEDGSQFVRKFKNEFDVIIIDSTDPTAGEGGHLFTEEFYKACFDALTENGTLSAESEDWLYDGAWMRLAFSRIKKVFPITKLYLGFMPTYPSGMWSYTFASKGIDPLKDFEPEKVKNFSEELKYYNEEIHRAAFALPTFLKKELEEL from the coding sequence ATGAGTGAAAATATAGAAAAAAAGATAATGAAAGATTTTCAATATGGTTTTGTTCCAAACAGACATCTTTGGTATTTTGAATACTATACACCAGGTAATACGGGAATATTTATGAAAATTAATAAGCCATTGTATTCTGCACAAAGCAAATATCAAAGAATAGATATCTTTGAAACGGACTTTTTTGGAAGGGTATTTTCGTTGGATGGAATAACCATGACAACGGAAAAAGATGATTTTTTCTATCATGAGATGCTTGTTCATGTTCCTATGTTTATGCATCCAAACCCAAAGAAGGTATTGGTAATTGGTGGAGGCGATGGTGGAAGCGTTAGAGAAGTACTAAAACATAAAAGTGTTGAAAAAGTTGTTATGTGTGAAATTGATGAGATGGTGGTTGAAGCAGCTAAAAAATATTTACCAGTAACTGCTTCTAAATTGGATGATCCAAGGGTAGAATTGGTATTTGAAGATGGCTCACAATTTGTAAGAAAATTTAAAAATGAATTTGATGTAATAATAATAGATTCTACAGATCCAACTGCAGGTGAAGGTGGTCATTTATTTACTGAAGAATTTTACAAAGCATGTTTTGACGCATTAACTGAAAATGGAACTCTTTCTGCGGAATCTGAAGATTGGTTATATGATGGTGCATGGATGAGATTGGCATTTTCTAGAATCAAAAAGGTATTTCCGATTACCAAACTTTATCTTGGATTTATGCCAACATATCCAAGTGGAATGTGGTCATATACATTTGCATCAAAAGGAATTGATCCATTAAAGGATTTTGAGCCTGAAAAAGTTAAAAACTTTTCTGAAGAATTAAAATATTACAATGAAGAAATTCACAGAGCAGCTTTTGCACTACCAACATTTCTAAAAAAAGAATTAGAAGAATTATAA
- the meaB gene encoding methylmalonyl Co-A mutase-associated GTPase MeaB produces the protein MKELLTRLKEKDQKALARLITYVENNLENSFIDDLWTNNSKVIGITGSPGAGKSSLVNSLITEMRKSNKTVGVIAVDPTSPFTGGAFLGDRVRMKNHFLDPGVYIRSMGSGNSLGGLNEGIFDVIKLMDAYGFDYIIVETVGAGQSEIDIVNVSDVVVLVLSPGTGDEIQLLKAGIMEIGDVYVINKADLDGAASLKIQLEHTLSFSNFQKKIIETVATSGKGVKKLYEEINTILDDYTNNGELENRKKRRLKKHVETIVIRKVKEVVNDIEYDEKISKMVSKVFKNLCDII, from the coding sequence TTGAAAGAACTTCTGACAAGATTAAAGGAAAAAGATCAAAAAGCGCTTGCAAGATTAATCACTTATGTGGAGAATAACTTAGAAAATTCGTTTATTGATGATTTATGGACAAATAATTCTAAAGTGATAGGTATAACGGGGAGTCCAGGAGCGGGAAAAAGTTCTCTGGTTAACTCGCTTATAACTGAGATGAGAAAGAGTAATAAAACAGTAGGGGTTATAGCTGTAGATCCAACAAGTCCGTTTACAGGTGGAGCGTTTCTAGGTGATAGAGTACGTATGAAGAACCATTTCCTTGATCCAGGGGTTTATATAAGAAGTATGGGAAGTGGAAATAGCTTAGGTGGACTCAATGAGGGTATATTTGATGTTATCAAATTAATGGATGCATATGGATTTGATTATATTATTGTAGAAACAGTTGGGGCAGGGCAGAGCGAAATAGATATTGTAAATGTATCTGATGTTGTGGTTTTGGTCTTGTCACCAGGTACAGGTGATGAGATACAGTTGTTAAAAGCGGGAATAATGGAAATAGGAGATGTGTATGTAATAAACAAGGCAGATTTGGATGGAGCAGCATCCTTAAAAATTCAGCTTGAACATACTCTTTCATTCTCTAATTTTCAAAAAAAGATTATTGAAACTGTAGCTACATCTGGTAAAGGGGTAAAAAAGTTATATGAAGAGATAAATACAATATTAGATGATTATACTAATAATGGGGAACTTGAAAATAGAAAGAAAAGAAGGTTAAAAAAACATGTAGAAACTATAGTAATTAGAAAAGTAAAGGAAGTAGTTAATGATATAGAATATGATGAAAAAATTTCAAAGATGGTAAGTAAGGTTTTTAAAAACTTGTGTGATATAATTTAG
- the speD gene encoding adenosylmethionine decarboxylase produces the protein MKSLGRHIIAEFYDCNKEILDNVEAIEKSMKEAAYETGATLVNSSFHRFLPYGVSGVVVISESHLTIHTWPEYGYAAVDLFTCGDDVDPWKAFSYLKKILKSQRVHVVEHLRGKYDEIGIPENSPHKMEV, from the coding sequence GTGAAAAGTTTAGGAAGACACATTATTGCAGAATTTTACGATTGTAACAAAGAAATATTGGATAATGTTGAAGCTATTGAAAAATCAATGAAAGAAGCAGCGTACGAAACAGGTGCTACATTAGTAAACTCCTCATTCCATAGATTCCTCCCATATGGAGTTAGTGGTGTTGTGGTAATATCCGAATCTCATCTTACCATTCATACTTGGCCCGAATACGGTTATGCTGCGGTAGATCTTTTTACATGTGGTGATGATGTAGATCCTTGGAAGGCATTTTCCTATTTGAAAAAAATTTTAAAATCTCAAAGGGTTCATGTTGTAGAACATCTAAGAGGAAAATATGATGAAATTGGTATACCCGAAAATTCCCCACACAAGATGGAGGTGTAA
- a CDS encoding HDIG domain-containing metalloprotein — translation MKRINLEGLFVSLISVTLINLFDFNFVKALNEFILLVFAWYFIVYFLYKNIYYFKLHKIYKYTFYVIFIAGIFITYPSMKNWDVSLSPFLISSLLLTLLITYEVGITAGILQSVLLSFHFGDFYSLFYFIPQIIIMNYLIRNIVRRIEIAKAAIFTSLIALLLSISQFPLKPVYLNIYSIGYSILNPFVSTVIILGILPYIEYFSRIYSNIGLSELANMNHPLLKRLSLQAPGTYYHSIMVATLAEAAAERIGVNSTFARVASYFHDIGKMIRPYFFVENLKNGEENPHNQISPFLSHIVLEDHVKSGVELARKYRLPLRIEFIIPQHHGTRVQKYFYYKAKELEENVLEDSFRYPGPKPQFKEAGIIMLADSVEAALKSINTSNYQRIKDKVEEIVSGIYNEKQLDESGLTLKELELIIDEFIKVVVNITKTRIEYPKEEIKKVVQANGNNE, via the coding sequence ATGAAAAGAATTAATCTTGAAGGATTGTTTGTTTCGTTAATTTCGGTTACCCTAATAAACCTGTTTGATTTTAACTTTGTAAAAGCTTTGAATGAGTTTATTCTTTTGGTTTTTGCATGGTATTTTATTGTTTATTTCCTTTATAAAAATATATATTACTTTAAATTACATAAAATATACAAATATACATTCTACGTTATATTCATTGCGGGAATTTTTATTACATATCCTTCCATGAAAAATTGGGATGTTAGCTTATCTCCTTTTTTGATTTCATCTCTTTTGTTAACGCTTTTAATTACTTACGAGGTTGGAATTACCGCGGGTATTCTTCAAAGTGTTTTACTTTCCTTTCATTTTGGAGACTTCTATTCACTATTTTACTTTATTCCGCAGATTATTATTATGAATTATCTTATTAGAAATATAGTAAGAAGAATAGAGATAGCAAAAGCAGCTATATTTACTTCTTTGATTGCCCTTCTTTTATCTATATCGCAGTTTCCGTTAAAACCCGTTTATCTTAACATCTATTCAATTGGTTATAGCATTTTAAATCCATTTGTTTCAACTGTGATAATATTGGGGATTCTTCCGTATATAGAATATTTTTCAAGAATTTATTCGAATATTGGTTTATCAGAACTTGCAAATATGAATCATCCTTTGTTAAAAAGATTATCTTTACAAGCTCCTGGAACGTATTATCACAGTATAATGGTTGCAACGCTTGCTGAGGCAGCAGCGGAAAGAATTGGGGTAAATTCGACGTTCGCAAGAGTTGCATCGTATTTTCACGATATAGGGAAAATGATTAGGCCGTACTTTTTTGTTGAAAATTTAAAAAATGGTGAAGAAAACCCTCATAATCAAATAAGTCCTTTTTTGAGTCATATTGTTTTAGAAGACCATGTGAAATCAGGTGTTGAACTTGCAAGAAAATATAGACTACCTTTAAGGATAGAATTTATTATTCCCCAACATCATGGAACACGGGTGCAAAAATACTTTTACTACAAAGCAAAAGAATTAGAAGAAAACGTACTAGAAGATTCCTTTAGGTATCCAGGGCCAAAACCGCAATTTAAAGAAGCAGGGATTATAATGCTTGCAGATAGTGTTGAAGCTGCTTTAAAGAGTATAAATACATCAAATTATCAAAGGATAAAGGACAAAGTTGAGGAAATTGTTTCTGGAATATACAATGAAAAACAACTTGATGAGTCAGGGTTAACACTAAAAGAATTGGAACTGATAATCGATGAATTTATTAAGGTAGTTGTAAATATTACAAAGACTAGGATAGAATATCCAAAAGAAGAGATAAAAAAGGTGGTGCAAGCAAATGGTAACAACGAATAA
- a CDS encoding extracellular solute-binding protein — MKKFWIAVVLIAVFIVVTFVAIPRKKVLYIYNWEEYIPDEVIKSFEEKYNCKVIYDSFASNEEMYAKIKAGGGGYDIVFPSGDHVSIMKKEGLLLKLDLSKIPNFKYLDKNILEKTTYDPNHEYSVPYMMGSTGICVSKKFVKNYEHSWSIFLDTKLKGKMTLLDDMREVFGGALKYLGYSVNTTNPKEIEEAKQLILKWRENIVKFDASSYANGIVNGEYWVVHGYGEDIFQRIPEGSEDDFDFFIPKEGGTLWIDNMVILKDAKHVDLAYKFINHILEPKNAALIADFLALPSPNVEARKYTTEEPIYTIEDLKNCEFINDIGEAIELYNKAWQEIIM; from the coding sequence ATGAAAAAATTTTGGATTGCGGTTGTATTAATTGCCGTTTTTATTGTAGTTACCTTTGTTGCTATTCCAAGGAAAAAGGTACTTTATATTTACAACTGGGAGGAATATATTCCCGACGAGGTTATTAAATCTTTTGAAGAAAAGTACAATTGTAAAGTAATTTATGATTCATTTGCTTCTAACGAAGAAATGTATGCGAAAATTAAGGCCGGTGGAGGAGGATACGATATAGTATTTCCTTCTGGTGACCACGTTTCAATAATGAAAAAAGAAGGATTATTGCTAAAGTTGGATCTTTCGAAGATACCAAATTTCAAATATTTGGATAAGAACATTTTGGAAAAAACCACATACGATCCCAATCATGAATATAGCGTACCATATATGATGGGATCTACGGGGATATGTGTTAGCAAAAAATTTGTCAAGAATTACGAACATTCATGGAGCATATTTTTAGATACAAAATTAAAAGGGAAAATGACTCTATTAGATGATATGAGGGAAGTATTTGGTGGTGCTTTAAAATACTTGGGATATTCTGTAAATACAACGAATCCAAAAGAAATAGAAGAGGCAAAGCAGTTAATATTAAAGTGGAGGGAGAATATAGTAAAGTTTGATGCATCATCTTATGCAAATGGAATAGTTAATGGAGAATATTGGGTTGTACACGGTTATGGTGAAGATATTTTCCAAAGGATACCAGAAGGCAGCGAAGATGATTTTGATTTTTTCATCCCCAAAGAAGGTGGTACACTTTGGATAGACAATATGGTAATACTAAAGGACGCAAAACATGTAGATCTTGCGTATAAGTTTATAAACCATATACTTGAACCTAAAAATGCAGCTTTAATTGCTGACTTTTTAGCATTACCTTCACCAAATGTTGAAGCAAGAAAATATACAACAGAAGAGCCCATTTATACTATAGAGGATTTGAAAAATTGTGAATTTATAAATGATATTGGTGAAGCAATAGAACTTTACAATAAAGCTTGGCAAGAAATAATAATGTAA
- a CDS encoding DUF554 domain-containing protein, translated as MFTPIVNAIAIVIGSFVGIFAKKGIPENAQKILFYAVGLSTMGLSISMILKSNNFLILLSSLAIGGIIGELLNIEGKLKKLGDSIKEGDFSTGFVTSSLLFLVGPLTIIGSITAGITKDGSLIYMKSLLDGISSIVLSSVYGLGVLLSAFSVLVVQGLFVLFASKLSFLTSPQYLNDLIATGGIMILGLGLKILDIKDTKVGNFLPALLIAPLLVYITGLF; from the coding sequence GTGTTTACGCCTATAGTAAATGCAATTGCCATTGTGATTGGTAGTTTTGTCGGAATTTTTGCAAAAAAAGGCATACCAGAAAATGCTCAAAAAATATTATTTTATGCAGTTGGATTATCCACTATGGGATTATCTATCTCTATGATACTTAAAAGCAACAATTTTTTAATACTTCTCTCTTCCCTTGCAATTGGCGGAATAATTGGGGAGTTGTTAAATATTGAAGGTAAATTAAAAAAGTTAGGTGATTCTATCAAAGAAGGAGATTTTTCAACGGGCTTTGTGACATCATCTCTTTTATTTTTGGTTGGACCATTGACTATAATAGGTTCAATAACCGCTGGGATTACAAAAGATGGTTCTCTTATATACATGAAATCCCTCTTGGATGGAATTTCTTCTATTGTTTTGTCATCGGTTTATGGATTAGGAGTATTATTGTCTGCTTTTTCCGTTTTGGTTGTCCAAGGATTGTTTGTTCTTTTTGCTTCGAAACTTTCTTTTTTAACATCACCTCAATATTTGAACGATTTAATTGCAACGGGAGGAATTATGATACTTGGATTAGGGCTAAAAATACTTGATATAAAAGATACAAAGGTAGGAAACTTTCTCCCTGCTTTATTAATTGCTCCGCTTTTGGTATATATAACTGGTTTATTTTAA
- a CDS encoding EamA family transporter, whose translation MEWITFRIVLLGFERIFGKIITRKTSPILSAWGFFSFSTLTLLPFLGKVNFNIIKVSVFSGTIYALSFFLYMYALKYEDVSVVAPLYNVNAIFLIFTTSIFLEEKITIQKILGSLFMIYGVSYLKKDVNLKLSYKNLLKSKGAISMIISSFLMAIGRTIDGFLTKSFDKLGYSLGVYLVISVYFFLISFFKNRNLRIYVQIVKSKIIALVFGGVCNAYAYFALLMAFKKIDVSIAEPISMLSSLVSILVARFIFKENIKLRFFGATILISGAFIIYI comes from the coding sequence ATGGAATGGATAACGTTTAGAATAGTACTTCTTGGTTTTGAGAGAATTTTTGGAAAGATAATAACTAGAAAGACATCTCCTATACTTTCTGCGTGGGGATTTTTTAGTTTTTCTACATTAACTTTGTTACCTTTTTTAGGAAAGGTAAATTTTAATATAATAAAAGTTTCTGTGTTTAGTGGCACAATATATGCATTATCATTTTTTTTATACATGTATGCATTAAAATATGAAGATGTATCTGTGGTTGCACCCCTTTACAATGTAAATGCAATTTTTTTAATTTTTACCACTTCTATCTTTCTTGAGGAAAAGATTACGATTCAAAAAATACTTGGAAGCCTTTTTATGATTTACGGTGTTTCGTATCTAAAAAAAGACGTAAATTTAAAGCTTTCTTACAAAAACTTATTGAAGAGCAAAGGCGCAATTTCTATGATAATATCTTCCTTTTTAATGGCTATTGGGAGAACTATTGATGGTTTTTTAACAAAGTCATTTGATAAACTTGGGTATTCTTTAGGTGTGTATTTAGTTATAAGTGTTTACTTTTTTTTAATAAGCTTTTTTAAAAATAGGAATTTAAGAATATACGTTCAAATTGTAAAGTCAAAAATTATTGCTTTGGTTTTTGGTGGGGTGTGTAATGCATATGCATATTTTGCACTTTTAATGGCATTCAAAAAAATTGATGTGAGTATCGCAGAGCCAATATCAATGTTATCTTCGCTTGTTTCAATTTTAGTAGCTCGTTTTATATTTAAAGAAAATATAAAACTTAGATTTTTTGGAGCAACTATACTCATATCGGGAGCGTTCATTATTTACATTTAA
- the ybeY gene encoding rRNA maturation RNase YbeY, which produces MVTTNKNIEEKYIRTVDEVTRNELGKEVNINLVFLSKEKIKKINREFRNINSETDVLTFVYGDDDLFAEIYLCEDVIEENAKKFSNTYEKELLMVLIHAALHCSGYDHEYDKTNAKKMFDLQERYYEKYLKKYGMDNV; this is translated from the coding sequence ATGGTAACAACGAATAAGAATATAGAGGAGAAATATATAAGAACGGTGGACGAAGTAACAAGAAACGAATTGGGAAAAGAAGTAAATATAAATCTTGTTTTCCTTTCAAAAGAAAAAATAAAAAAAATAAATAGAGAATTTAGAAATATTAATTCCGAAACAGATGTTCTAACATTTGTTTACGGTGATGACGACTTATTTGCGGAAATATATCTTTGTGAGGATGTAATAGAAGAAAATGCCAAAAAATTTTCAAATACATATGAAAAGGAACTTTTAATGGTATTGATACATGCAGCTTTACATTGTAGTGGATATGATCATGAGTATGATAAAACGAATGCAAAAAAGATGTTTGATTTACAAGAAAGATATTACGAAAAGTATTTAAAAAAATATGGAATGGATAACGTTTAG
- a CDS encoding PhoH family protein, with amino-acid sequence MLKRLTIPKDVLVVEIFGQYDNRLRYLKKRFGLDISVRGNEVFIKGENKEDLKTVESIIQEMVNITRDGHLLDRQEFEYLVSEKESEKNSEILTDVVTKTIVRGRVKPKTKGQKKYIEAVENNDIVFVIGPAGTGKTYLASALAVDYLKSGKVNRIILTRPAVEAGEKLGFLPGDLSEKVDPYLRPLFDSLMDMLPFEKFISYREKNIIEIAPLAYMRGRTLNNAFIILDEAQNTTYEQMKMFLTRIGFNSKAIVTGDITQIDIRENSGLVMAEKILKDIEGIGFVYLTEADVVRHSLVKEIIKAYEKYEKGERDEKN; translated from the coding sequence GTGTTAAAGAGATTGACTATTCCAAAAGATGTTTTAGTTGTTGAAATTTTTGGGCAGTATGATAATAGACTGAGGTATTTGAAAAAAAGATTTGGGCTTGATATTTCAGTAAGGGGAAATGAAGTGTTTATAAAAGGTGAAAATAAAGAAGATTTAAAAACGGTGGAAAGTATAATCCAAGAAATGGTGAATATAACACGTGATGGACATCTTTTAGATAGACAAGAGTTTGAATATCTTGTTTCAGAAAAAGAAAGTGAGAAAAATTCAGAAATTCTAACAGATGTTGTAACAAAGACGATTGTAAGAGGTAGGGTAAAACCTAAAACTAAAGGGCAAAAGAAGTATATTGAAGCTGTTGAAAACAACGATATAGTATTTGTCATTGGTCCAGCAGGTACCGGTAAAACATATCTTGCATCTGCTTTGGCGGTTGATTATCTAAAAAGCGGAAAGGTAAATCGAATAATTCTTACAAGGCCTGCTGTTGAGGCTGGGGAAAAATTGGGTTTTTTGCCGGGCGATTTGTCTGAGAAAGTTGACCCATACCTTAGACCCCTTTTTGATTCATTAATGGATATGCTTCCGTTTGAAAAGTTCATTTCATATAGGGAGAAAAATATAATTGAAATTGCTCCCCTTGCTTATATGAGAGGTAGAACTTTGAATAATGCGTTTATAATACTAGACGAGGCGCAAAATACCACATATGAACAAATGAAGATGTTTTTAACTAGAATAGGGTTTAATTCAAAAGCTATTGTGACGGGGGATATTACCCAAATAGATATAAGGGAAAATTCTGGACTTGTTATGGCGGAAAAGATTCTGAAAGATATTGAGGGAATAGGTTTTGTTTATCTTACGGAGGCAGATGTTGTAAGACATTCGCTTGTAAAGGAAATAATAAAAGCGTATGAAAAATATGAAAAAGGAGAAAGAGATGAAAAGAATTAA
- a CDS encoding Rossmann-like and DUF2520 domain-containing protein, which translates to MKINIAGVGKVTTALLYNLKDKVEIGYILSRNKEKAEKISKELKQGIPVTYNDSFNFEGILFVGYTDKALPEAKEKLERFVTSNTTVIHFSGFYPSTIFPEKWHPASIHPNCPVIGNEISFKDVPFGIEGNIEIAKKIVGLLEGKPYVIPSESKTHYHLAAVIMSNFTHSLIYLAESIYEDANLPKELFTEVMESLLNNTIKNIKKSGTLKTITGPIFREDIEIINAEMELFCTKFPELCSLYDSFIQVILSMKEKTNEK; encoded by the coding sequence ATGAAAATAAACATAGCAGGAGTAGGAAAAGTAACAACGGCACTTCTATATAATCTAAAAGATAAAGTTGAAATTGGATATATACTCTCAAGAAATAAAGAAAAAGCTGAAAAAATTTCAAAAGAACTTAAACAGGGAATTCCAGTTACGTATAACGATTCTTTTAATTTTGAGGGAATTTTGTTTGTTGGTTATACTGATAAGGCACTACCAGAAGCAAAAGAAAAGTTGGAGAGATTTGTAACTTCTAATACTACGGTAATACATTTTAGTGGTTTTTATCCTTCTACTATATTTCCAGAAAAATGGCATCCTGCCTCTATTCATCCAAACTGTCCGGTTATTGGAAATGAAATTTCATTTAAGGATGTACCTTTTGGTATAGAGGGAAATATTGAAATAGCAAAAAAAATTGTGGGATTGCTAGAAGGGAAACCATATGTTATTCCTTCTGAATCTAAGACACATTACCATCTTGCTGCAGTTATAATGAGTAATTTTACGCATTCACTTATTTATCTTGCGGAAAGTATTTACGAAGATGCAAATTTACCTAAGGAATTATTTACAGAAGTAATGGAAAGCCTTTTAAACAATACAATTAAAAATATCAAAAAAAGTGGCACTTTAAAAACTATTACTGGACCTATTTTTAGAGAAGATATAGAGATAATTAATGCAGAAATGGAACTTTTTTGTACAAAATTTCCAGAATTGTGTTCTTTATATGATTCATTTATACAGGTGATTCTTTCAATGAAAGAAAAAACAAATGAAAAATAA
- a CDS encoding helix-turn-helix domain-containing protein, with amino-acid sequence MKLGSKIRTLRVARGYTQEELADRCDLSRSFISQLENDQVSPSIDTLERILRVLGSDLKTFFSNDKRQEKIVFKVKDRVPMYLDELGIKGFILMDNIEDKSIDPKLIEMEPGAETEEEEPHEGDEFGFVISGKLELILDGKKYKVNEGDCFYYCADRKHKIRNPYKEKVKFIWIDIE; translated from the coding sequence TTGAAATTAGGTTCGAAAATAAGGACTTTGAGAGTGGCAAGGGGGTATACACAAGAGGAACTAGCGGATAGATGTGATCTTTCAAGAAGTTTTATTTCTCAACTAGAAAATGATCAGGTTTCTCCATCGATAGATACATTGGAAAGAATTTTGAGGGTTTTGGGAAGTGATTTAAAAACATTTTTTTCAAATGATAAACGGCAAGAGAAAATAGTTTTTAAAGTCAAAGATAGAGTTCCTATGTATTTAGATGAATTGGGTATAAAAGGATTTATTTTAATGGATAATATTGAAGATAAATCTATAGACCCAAAGTTGATTGAGATGGAACCAGGCGCTGAAACAGAGGAAGAAGAACCACATGAAGGTGATGAATTTGGTTTTGTGATTAGTGGGAAGTTGGAATTGATTTTGGATGGAAAGAAATATAAAGTTAATGAAGGAGATTGTTTTTATTATTGCGCTGATAGGAAACATAAAATAAGAAATCCATACAAAGAAAAAGTTAAGTTTATATGGATTGATATAGAATAA